The nucleotide sequence TAAACAGAGCATCAAGCCAATGCAGACCAAGTCCATCAACTGTAGCGACCGGGAGTGTCAAAAGCAGCGCTCCCAGGAAGATAATCAAGGCAAACCCAAGAACAAGCGTTTTTGGTGGATCAAGGTGAAGCTTTTCTACGATTTTTTTAATCATAGCAGGTTATACCTCGGCTTTTTTAAAGTCTAGTGTAAAGGTAAGAGGGAAATCCATCTCTTAGTATGGCATTTCCCTTAGAAATCTTACCGAAGAAGAGCAGCACCCAATCGGTGAAGCCAATGTTTCAACTCTCGTTCTTCCAGTGGAGCAAGCGGGAAACGGACAGCCGGGCAGCGCAGAATATCCGCAGGCTCATCCGCTACGCGAAAAGCATGGCCACCAGTCAGCTCGAGACCCTCCTCCCGCAGAATAGCGACGACTCTCTCTTCCTGTTCGGTTGCTCTTGCGGTTGGCGTTCCCCATTTGATCCACGTATTTAACCCCCCTGCAATGGGGTACATTCGTGCGTGCTCAGGGAGTGCCTGGCGTCGTTCCTGCCACAGTCGCAGGAAGCGGGTCTGGAACAGGGCGCGACGATCCGTCAGAAACTCTTCATAAAACCACGGATCATCGAGGAGTCGAACGGCAGATTCCACGACGAGTAAGGATGGCTCTGCTCCTGTCATGGAGACGAGCTGACTGTAGCGCTCCAACTCGTCATCTGATAAATCAGAAGGAAGCATTAGCACGCCCAATTGCAGATCGCGAGCCAATGTTTTGGATAACGAATGAAGATAGTAGACCTCCACAGGGCTTTTTGCCTGCGCAGCCATCTGGTATAGCGGAACACTCGGTTCTTCAAACCAGAGATCGCCATAATGGTCGTTTTCCACAAGACGGACGTTATGGCTCTGCGCCCATTCGAGCAAATCTTCCTTTCGTTTCAACGAATAGCTAATACCGGTAGGAAAGTGATAATGTGGGTTAATCAAAAGCCAATTCGCCGGGTAATGCTCCTGCTCTTCCGTGAGAGCTTGAATACAAACGCCTTCTTCATCCATGCGAATCGGGCGAACGGTAATCCCGCACTGGCTCAACAGGCGAAGAAATACGGGATAACTATAC is from Brevibacillus brevis and encodes:
- a CDS encoding PLP-dependent aminotransferase family protein, translated to MPERPYFSFHFHKQSHTPIYVQLAEQLKTAILRGAFLVDGQQLISLRDMKTISGCSLETVKKAYDHLALEGWLEAVHGKGYYLTQLAKEARLENRLPLTDIPIASLADSSPRPSEELVKRLRGAFYESLTVLDEPSAQKKIRRTQAAKVFADHLGRRGLPHSPERLLLFNRSTSGFAFLAQRVMNSRDVVYVEEYSYPVFLRLLSQCGITVRPIRMDEEGVCIQALTEEQEHYPANWLLINPHYHFPTGISYSLKRKEDLLEWAQSHNVRLVENDHYGDLWFEEPSVPLYQMAAQAKSPVEVYYLHSLSKTLARDLQLGVLMLPSDLSDDELERYSQLVSMTGAEPSLLVVESAVRLLDDPWFYEEFLTDRRALFQTRFLRLWQERRQALPEHARMYPIAGGLNTWIKWGTPTARATEQEERVVAILREEGLELTGGHAFRVADEPADILRCPAVRFPLAPLEERELKHWLHRLGAALLR